A portion of the Cryptomeria japonica chromosome 5, Sugi_1.0, whole genome shotgun sequence genome contains these proteins:
- the LOC131062327 gene encoding uncharacterized protein LOC131062327: MFMGDLRTLISMHNHVERDTHLGSSRYGKLKKCCKIGLILMLKVFPAIFLSTLAFGSEYDYLQTVASVKASGSESLITSRRSLDTILQDYAFRAFVKPRTGIAYDAPVPSNMTGITLGAVRLRSGSLYRRGMDFHEFHIPAGVLLNPYVQRCALIYQNLGNWSGIYYPMPGYDLLGSVIGLLAYDSSNLSALNLAELNAVATKQPISIRFPKASIGSTAICVSFYLNGSVSLSKVSSGNVCLTNYQGHFGLFSKSLAPSPAPSTPGITPAPGTITHILPVPKKKESNTWKIVLGSVLGGMVLLVLLIYLVFVTLTYLRKAKITKMENQADQGEALQTSVFGSSRAPAAGGTRTQPMLENDYVA, translated from the coding sequence ATGTTCATGGGGGATTTACGGACGCTAATCTCAATGCACAATCATGTGGAGAGAGACACACATTTGGGCAGCTCCAGGTATGGGAAACTCAAGAAATGCTGTAAAATTGGCCTTATATTGATGCTGAAAGTTTTTCCTGCAATATTTCTATCTACACTTGCTTTTGGTAGTGAATATGATTACCTTCAGACAGTGGCTAGTGTTAAGGCATCAGGCTCTGAGTCTTTAATTACTTCAAGAAGGTCATTGGATACCATTCTTCAAGATTATGCCTTCAGAGCCTTTGTTAAGCCTCGGACAGGCATTGCATATGATGCACCAGTGCCGTCAAATATGACTGGTATTACGCTGGGGGCAGTTAGATTGCGAAGTGGTAGCCTATATCGTAGAGGGATGGATTTTCACGAGTTTCATATTCCTGCTGGGGTTTTGCTGAACCCTTATGTCCAGCGATGTGCTCTTATTTATCAGAATCTGGGTAACTGGTCAGGGATATACTATCCTATGCCTGGATATGACCTTTTGGGGTCTGTTATAGGCCTTTTGGCTTATGATTCCTCGAATTTGAGTGCCTTGAATTTGGCAGAACTCAATGCAGTCGCCACCAAGCAGCCAATCTCGATTAGGTTTCCGAAGGCATCTATAGGTTCCACAGCCATTTGCGTGTCCTTTTATTTGAATGGATCAGTGAGCCTCAGCAAAGTGAGTTCTGGTAATGTTTGTTTAACAAATTATCAGGGACATTTTGGTCTCTTTTCCAAATCTCTTGCCCCTTCTCCTGCACCCTCGACTCCTGGTATAACACCCGCTCCAGGAACCATTACTCATATATTGCCAGTGCCCAAGAAAAAGGAATCAAATACTTGGAAAATTGTACTTGGCTCTGTCTTGGGGGGCATGGtccttttggttttgttgatcTACCTGGTATTTGTAACCCTCACATACTTGAGGAAGGCAAAGATTACCAAGATGGAAAACCAAGCAGACCAAGGAGAGGCATTACAGACATCTGTTTTTGGCAGTAGCAGAGCTCCGGCAGCAGGCGGGACTCGAACTCAACCAATGCTGGAGAATGATTATGTTGCATAG